GCGTCGGACGGCATCGCGCGTTCGGGTTCGGCATGTTGGTGCTGAGGCCCGCGTCTATCGACGGTTGATCGCGGGCGCGAGATGCTGAAGGGGCGGCTGGGTCTCGACACGTCGCGCGTGCCGCATGGGGATCGTCATGGGCTGCTGTGGCTCGAGCGCGGCGAACTCAGCGTCATTGATGGATGCCTGCATTTCACGAGCGGGCAATACGTCGATCAGATTCCGCATCAGTCGGTATCCATGATATTGCTCGGCCCCGGCGGAAGCGTGACGCATGACGCACTGCGTTTGCTCGCGCGCCACGGCACGTTGTTGGCGGCAGTTGGGGCGAGCGGAGTGCGCAGTTACACCGCTCTGCCGCTGATGCCGGATCGCTCCGATGTCGCGCGCCGGCAAGCCGAGCTTTGGGGCAGCGCGCGCAGACGTCTGGCCGTCGCGCGCCACATGTATGCGCTGCGGTTAGGCGAGGTGTTGCCGCACCGGGACCTCGATACGCTGCGCGGCATAGAAGGGGCGCGCGTGAAGACCATTTATCGACTGCGCGCACAGCAGTTCGGGATCGACTGGAACGGACGGCATTACGATCGCGCGAATCCCGAAGCCGCCGATCTCGCCAATCAGGCCATCAATCACGCGGCGACGGCGGTGCAAGCGGCGGCGGCCATCGCCGTGCAGGCGCTTGCGGCGGTGCCTCGGTTGGGGTTCATCCACGAGGACTTGGGCCAAGCATTCGTCCTCGATATCGCCGATCTTTTTCGCGACGACGTGACGCTCTCGATAGCCTTTGCCGCGGTCAAGCAGGCCGAGCGTGGCGCGGCGACCATCGACCGGCTCGTCCGACGCGAGGCGGCGCGCGTCTTTCGCAAGCAGCAAGTGATTCCCGCGATGATTGATCGCATCAAGCAGGTTCTGCGAGTCGACGAGAAGCTGGAGGAGGCGGATGGCGCTAGTCGTAGTGGTGACTCGTGACGTGGCGGACCGCTTTCGAGGGTATCTGGCCTCGGTGATGCTCGAGGTGTCGGCTGGCGTGTACGTCGCGCCGCGGATGAACAAAGGCGCGCGAGCGGACGTGGTCCGTGCTCACCGAGTGGCACGGCGCGGAGCCGAGGGGCAGCGTCGTGATGGTTTGGCGGGAGCTGGATGCGGTCGGGGGAATCGGGATCGCGCAGCTGGGATCGCCAGCGAGGAAGCTCGTGGATGTGGATGGGATGTATCTGGTCAGGCGGGAAGCGCGTTAGGCGAGTTGGCAATCGTTCTCTGGAAATTTGGATTTTTCGATGGATGGGGGTGGGCGTTTTGTCTTTCCGATCATTGAGTTATGAGGGAGAGGTTCCTCCGCGTGCGCGGAGATAGGCCGGTTGCCGCTGCGCTGACCGCCGCCCGCAAGGTGGTTCCTCCGCGTGCGCGGAGATAGGCCCCTTGGCCTCGACTGGACGTTCGACGGCACCACGGTTCCTCCGCGTGCGCGGAGATAGGCCTTTCCTGCAGCTCGTGGGCCAAAACGTACTGCGGGTTCCTCCGCGTGCGCGGAGATAGGCCCCCGGAAGTTGTGCAGGATGCGCGCGCGCCGGCGGTTCCTCCGCGTGCGCGGAGATAGGCCGCAACACCTGAAAACGGCGGCCGTGATTCTGGCGGTTCCTCCGCGTGCGCGGAGATAGGCCCGTATCACTTCACGGACGGCCAGGCGAAGGCCAAGTTCCTCCGCGTGCGCGGAGATAGGCCGTACGCGGAATCGGAGCGCGACATTTACGTCGAGGTTCCTCCGCGTGCGCGGAGATAGGCCCGATTCTTGTGGTCCGCCGCATCAGAATGAAAAGGTTCCTCCGCGTGCGCGGAGATAGGCCCGTCTCGTGCGGGATGGCGGTCGTGTACGTCCAGGTTTCTCCGCGTGCGCGGAGATAGGCCCGGTTGAGTTCGACATGGCCCGCGCCGCAATCGGGTTCCTCGGAGTGCGCGGAGATAGGCCCGATGCGGACTTGCTCTCAATCTGGCTAGACGAGGTTCCTCCGCGTGCGCGGAGATAGGC
This genomic interval from Caballeronia sp. LZ062 contains the following:
- the cas1e gene encoding type I-E CRISPR-associated endonuclease Cas1e, with amino-acid sequence MDGCLHFTSGQYVDQIPHQSVSMILLGPGGSVTHDALRLLARHGTLLAAVGASGVRSYTALPLMPDRSDVARRQAELWGSARRRLAVARHMYALRLGEVLPHRDLDTLRGIEGARVKTIYRLRAQQFGIDWNGRHYDRANPEAADLANQAINHAATAVQAAAAIAVQALAAVPRLGFIHEDLGQAFVLDIADLFRDDVTLSIAFAAVKQAERGAATIDRLVRREAARVFRKQQVIPAMIDRIKQVLRVDEKLEEADGASRSGDS